TGTCAGCCTGGGTGCGCTCACGGGACCTGCCACAACCGCCGCGGGAGAGCCTGCGGGACTGGTGGGTACGCGAAGGGTCGACCGACTCGGCAGCCGACACCGCTGCCGACCCGGATGCAGGAACGTCGGATGCGCGGGGTCCGCGATGAACGCGCGCCAGGAGATTCTGCAGCGCATCCACACCGCCCTGGCGGACCGACCCGAAGCGGTGAGCATCGTGCGCGACTACCACCTGGCGGGCTCGCGGCCGGTGGATGTGGATATTTTCGCCGAGCGGGTGGCCGACTACCGCGCCACCGTCTACCGATGCGCGGCAGCCGACGCCCGGGACTGTATCGACGAGATGCTGCGGTCTCACTCGATCACCGAAGTTGCCCTGCCGCAGGGATTTCCCACTCACTGGGAGCCGTCGGTGCAGCTCACCGCCGAACCGGTGAGCGTGCCCGAGCTGGACCGGATCTCCGCCGTGATCACCACCTGCAGCGTCGGCATCGAGCAGACCGGAACGATCGTGCTCGACGCCGGGCCGGGTCAGGGCGCGCGAATGCTCACCCTCGTGCCCGACTACCACCTCATCGTGATCACAGAGGATCAAGTGGTCGCGGCGGTCCCCGACGCGATCGCAGCACTCGATCCGACTCGCCCACAAACCTGGATCAGCGGCCCGAGCGCCACCAGCGATATCGAGCTACGCCGCGTGGAAGGCGTACACGGCCCCCGCACACTCGACGTCCTGCTCGTCGCCCGCTGATCAGACGCCGCGTAGGTCCAGGTGCAGCTCGGTGGACGCGCCGGCTGCCAACACGACAGGGATGCCCCAGTCCTGTTGATAGAGATGACAAGCCGCGTATTCCGGGAACTCCCCGGTCACCGGGTCTCCGTCGCAGGCTGCCGCCCGCACCGAGATGTGCAGGGTGCCATCGCCCACCGCTGGGTCGAGCACGAGCGTCCTTGTCAGGCCGGGAGCGGTGCCATCACCTTCCCGGATCAGCGCCTGCGGGGTCGCAGACACCATCAACTGCGTCGGATCGCCATATCTGTTGTCGAGTTTCTGTCCGGTAGGCGGTTCGAACGCGATCCGCAGCGTCACCTCGCCCGGTGCCAGCAGCGTCACAGGTCGCTGAGTGCGGTGCGCCCCTCCCTGCACCTGCTGGGCCTGTGCGGGTACCGCTACCCGGGTCACCTGGTGCGCGCCGGACTCGACAACGAGTAGTCGCGTTCCCTCGTCACCTCGCTCGATGAGCACGTCGCTCGGCTCAGCCAGATCCGTGGCCAGCGTGCTGACCTGGCCGGTCTCCGGGTCGTAGCGTCGGATCGCCCCGTTGTAGGTGTCGGCGAGCGCAACGCTGCCGTCGGGTAGCTCGGTGACCCCGAGCGGATGCTGCAGCAGCGCCCGGTCGCCGGGTCCGTCGACGTGACCGAAGTCGAAGAGGCCCTGACCGATATGAGTCAAGACCTCGAACCCGCTGTCCTGCAGCGTGATCGAGCGAAGAGCCGATGATTCGGCATCCGCGATCCAGACCTTCGTGCCATCTGCGGAGGTCGCCAGGCCAGAGGGCTGCGCGAACCACGCGTCGTGCGCTGCACCGTCCCGCACGCCCTCCGCGCTGGTGCCCGCCAACACTGCGACAGTGCTGTCTGCCGGGTCCGTGCCCAGGTGCAACACCCACAACTGGTGCGTGCCGGCCATCGCGATCACCGCCCGGTCGATCCACCACGTGATGTCCCACGGTGTCGAGAGGTCCTGCCTGCTCGCTGCGCCCCCACCGGAACGCTCCCGCAACTGCCGACCGGTGCCCGCTTCCACGCGAATTCGTGCATCCGACAATCGGATCGATGCAATCTGGTGGTGGACACTGTCAGCCACCAGGACGTCATAACCGACTCGCTGCGCCACCTCGGGCGGGAGCACGCAGAGGCCTTGTGGCTCGGCGAATACGTCGGGCCCGCCATACCTCGCGCGCTCGGTCGTCAGGTCGCTCTCGAGATGGACGACTTCGTGGTGAGCCGTGTCAGAGATGAGATAACTGCCGTCATGCAGGACCTCCATCTTGCCCGGGAAGCGCAACGCCGTAGGTGCTGCTGACGGAGCGACATATGGTGAATCTCCGCGCGTCAGTGTGCCTTTGGCGTCATGCTCAACGATCAGTTCGTCGATCAGCACGCGGAGCCCGTGCGCGTGCCCCTCACCCGACAGTTGAGCGACGATGTACCCCTGCGGGTCGATGACCACGAGCGTCGGCCACGCGCGCGCCGCGTACGCCTGCCATGTCGTCAAGTCGGGATCGTCGAGCACCGGGTGCTCGACGGAGTACCGCTCGACGGCCGCTTCCACTGCAGCGGGCTCGCCCTCATGCTCGAACTTGGGTGAATGAATGCCGAGGAGCACGACTTCATCCGCGAATTCGCCCTCCAGTGGGCGCAGTTCGTCGAGCACGTGCAGGCAGTTGACACAGCAGAACGTCCAGAAGTCCAGGACGACGATCTTGCCGCGCAGGCTTTTCAGGGTGATGTCGACTCCCCCGGTGTTCAACCACCGTCGGCCGGCCAACTCCGGCGCCCGCACCGCTATCTTCGACCTTCCCACTGCTTCGCTCACAAATCC
This portion of the Dermatophilaceae bacterium Sec6.4 genome encodes:
- a CDS encoding NHL domain-containing thioredoxin family protein; this encodes MSEAVGRSKIAVRAPELAGRRWLNTGGVDITLKSLRGKIVVLDFWTFCCVNCLHVLDELRPLEGEFADEVVLLGIHSPKFEHEGEPAAVEAAVERYSVEHPVLDDPDLTTWQAYAARAWPTLVVIDPQGYIVAQLSGEGHAHGLRVLIDELIVEHDAKGTLTRGDSPYVAPSAAPTALRFPGKMEVLHDGSYLISDTAHHEVVHLESDLTTERARYGGPDVFAEPQGLCVLPPEVAQRVGYDVLVADSVHHQIASIRLSDARIRVEAGTGRQLRERSGGGAASRQDLSTPWDITWWIDRAVIAMAGTHQLWVLHLGTDPADSTVAVLAGTSAEGVRDGAAHDAWFAQPSGLATSADGTKVWIADAESSALRSITLQDSGFEVLTHIGQGLFDFGHVDGPGDRALLQHPLGVTELPDGSVALADTYNGAIRRYDPETGQVSTLATDLAEPSDVLIERGDEGTRLLVVESGAHQVTRVAVPAQAQQVQGGAHRTQRPVTLLAPGEVTLRIAFEPPTGQKLDNRYGDPTQLMVSATPQALIREGDGTAPGLTRTLVLDPAVGDGTLHISVRAAACDGDPVTGEFPEYAACHLYQQDWGIPVVLAAGASTELHLDLRGV
- a CDS encoding LUD domain-containing protein; this encodes MNARQEILQRIHTALADRPEAVSIVRDYHLAGSRPVDVDIFAERVADYRATVYRCAAADARDCIDEMLRSHSITEVALPQGFPTHWEPSVQLTAEPVSVPELDRISAVITTCSVGIEQTGTIVLDAGPGQGARMLTLVPDYHLIVITEDQVVAAVPDAIAALDPTRPQTWISGPSATSDIELRRVEGVHGPRTLDVLLVAR